GAAATCAGCCACCCAGGGAATCCCTGTATTTTCTTTCACGCCTTTCGCAATCAGATGAACGGTATGTGGCGGGCCGCTGGAAAGGATGACATCTACAGGATGGGTTTTCAGGTATTCCGTCAGCCGTTTGACCGAAGGTTTGATCCAGAAACGGCGGGCATCGGGAATAAAAAAATTACCTCTGATCCAGACAGACAATTTTTGTGTGAATGAGGGTTTTTTATCCTCTGAGAGAAACCCTGAGTACACTCTTTCTTTTTTTCCCTGGCCGGTGAAGGTTTTATAAAGTTCGTAAGGTTCCCATACCGGTTCGCGCAGTACTTCCTGTCCTTGCGGAACGTCGGCGAGCAGTGATTCATCGATGATCGGGTAAGCGGGATTCTCCGGCGCAAATACTACCGGTTCCCATCCGAAATCGCGAAAATATTTTACAAGTTTCAATACACGCTGTACGCCTGCTCCGCCGCTGGGCGGCCAGTAGTATGTGATTAGCAGAACTTTTTTCATTCACCTTTTGTGTGAGACAAAAGTAGGAATTATTCCCACACACAATTACAGATGACGCGGCGGTTTTCCAGTGTTGCATCATCCTGCCCGCGCGAGCGCCCGGAGTACGCCCAAACCCAGGCTTCAAAATCCTCCTTTATGAATCGGTTTCCGTCTATTCCGTAAAGTCTTTGCAGAGCTTCGGAAATAATTTCCACGCGGGTCTGGTTGATAAACTTGCGGTTTTTGTCAAACCGCGAGGTCGCACCGTCAGCCCGAAGGCTGAGTTTCATCCCGGGATTAGACCTGAGTACATAAGCCAGGTACCGGAGATCCGTTTTGGATTCATCCAGAATGGCCGTCGTGTTAGATTCGAAGTAAATAAACGGGAGATAGCAGGACTTTTTTGCTGAAAGCGTATCCACATGATACACATCAAACATCATCTGACCATGGGCAGACAGAGAAAAAGCCAGAAAAAACAACACAAACAGGGGATAACGATTCATGAGCTTTCCAGAATAAATAATCTCAGCCAACACTGAGGTTGGTAATACTGGTGTAAGAAAAAGCGCTGATTTGTTCAGTAATATACGGTTTTTTCAGATTTTTAGTATCGATTCGCGTATTATCTGTCCAGCAATTCACGCAATTTTTCCACAATCCGGAAGGTAGCCGGGCAGATTTCGGCATTTTTTTCGGTAAGGCGCAGCACCTGGTGAAATTTTTTCTGGTTGGTGTGGGGATATTCGCGGCAGGCTTTAGGTCTTTCATCGTAAATGCTGCAATAATTGTCATACCCCAGAAAGGGGCAGGGCGCGACGTTGAGCACATAGTCATTGTCCTCATCGATATGCAGATATTCTTCGACAAACTGGGAGGGGTTCATCCGCATAGACCGGGCGATCCGGTCAATGTCGCGGTCAGTAAAAATGGGGCTGGTAGTTTTGCAGCAGTTGGCGCATTGGAGGCAGTCGGTTTCGGCAAAAACCTCATCGTGAATCGGATGGACAATCGAATCAAGGTTAGGCGGATTTTGCCGGCGGAGGCGGCGGAGAAAATCCTGCGTTTTTTTGCGTTTGTCTTTGGCCGTTTGCAGAATAGAATCAATTTCCGTTTCCTGATCGGGTTCTTTCATGAGGTTTTATGTTCACACTTCTGATTTTTCGTTGAAAATGTCCCGGCATCCCTTCGACACAAAAATGGGAGAGTCTCAGGCAGGCATAAATGTACTGAGTTTTTTTCTATTGGGAAACGTGATGAGGGTCGGCTTATTCAGGTGGTTGTAAGCAATCGAAGAAATGCCCTTGTTGAGGTCTTGTTTGAGGTTGCCGGGGTTGTCCCTTCGACGATCGCTCAGGGCAGGCTACAAGATAATCGGTGTTGGAGGTATTGCCGTCCACGAAGTGCTCCAAAAATATTCAACATCCTCCATATATTTCATTGAAACTTCTCAAATAGAAAAACTACAGTTTGTGCATTTTTCGGGCTTTTTGATACAAACCTGATATATCTGCCGAATGAGGATGCAATTGAGCCACCAAGCTGTGTTCTCTAAAAATTTGAATTTGGTTAGCTACTCCCGAATAGACGAGAGAGTCTCCCTTTTCAATCTGATAAGGATGCGCAATTATCTCAGCCAAGCTATCTTTTATCACACAAAAATAGACATCCTCGATTCCTCTGGGATCATATTCTTTGACAGAGGAATTTTTCAAAACAACTTCCACTAATGCATAACGTGATGTAATTAACCTTTTATCCATTACGATTCCCCCAAACTCCAGATTTAAGCTTGAATAGTAGGCATTTGCTTTTTCGTGTTTATTCCAAATTTTTATAATCTGGATGATTCCAAAAATCAAAAACATACCCAGAGAGATAAGGTAGTATTTTAAATGATTCATTGCCGTTGGCTGTTTAAGTTGATTTGAAGGGGTCTGAAATTCGAACTTTTAAGGGGAGATTGTCCAATGTAATCCTTGAAATAACCATGAGTATTGTCATACTGAGTAGGAGTGTCCACTCATATCCTGCTCGGATTCCATGTTTTACCACGGTATCTTACCATATATTTTCTCTACCTCCGCTCCTTCAGCAAAGCCTGAAAAGCAAACATCTCGTCGCGCAAGCGGGCTGCTTCCACAAAGTTCAGTTCCTTTGAAGCGGCTTCCATCTCTTTGCGGATATTGGATATTTTTTTCTTCAACTCTTCCTCCGAAAGGTATTCTGCCACGGCCTCCGCTGCCATATCCACTCTCGCTTCAAATTCTTCGTACGTTTTGGCTCTGCTGCCCAGCTTGTCCTGGAAAATATCTTTATTACTTCTTTTTATGGTCGTTGGGGTGATGCCGTGTTCTTCGTTGTAAGCGATCTGTTTGGCCCGGCGGTATTCGGTTTCATCCAGCAGACGCTGCATCGATTTGGTGATTTTATCTGCATAGAGGATCACCCTTCCTTCTGAGTGCCTTGCTGCGCGACCGGCAGTCTGAATCAGCGATTGGCCGGAACGCAAAAATCCCTCCTTGTCTGCATCCAGTATCGCTACAAGTGTAACTTCCGGAAGGTCCAGCCCTTCTCTCAGGAGATTGACTCCCACCAGTACATCAAATGTCCCTTCCCGCAATTGTCTTAATATCTCCACCCTGTCAAGCGCATCAACGTCGGAATGGATGTACCGCGATTTAATTCCCAAATCGGTGAGGTATTTGGTCAGTTCCTCGGCCATTCGTTTGGTGAGGGTCGTAACCAGTACACGGTTGCCTTTTTTGACGGTTTCGTCAACTTCATCCAGCAGGTCATCGACCTGATTGCTACATGGACGTATTTCACAAGGGGGATCGAGCAAACCGGTTGGTCTGACAATTTGCTCCACAACAACTCCATTACTGACTTCCAGTTCGTAGTCAGAGGGGGTTGCGCTCATATAGACCATTTGGTTGACGAGCGAATTAAATTCCTCAAATTTCTGCGGGCGGTTGTCAAGCGCAGAGGGCAGGCGGAATCCATGTTCCACAAGGGTAAATTTCCTTGAGCGGTCACCGTGATACATGCCTCTGATCTGGGGAATGGTAACGTGACTTTCGTCCAAAATGACCAGAAAGTCGTCGGGAAAATAGTCCAGCAGGCAATAAGGCCGGCTACCCGGTTCGCGCTGGGAGAGGTAGCGGGAATAGTTTTCGATCCCCGAACAATACCCCAGTTCGCGCATCATTTCGAGGTCGTACTCCGTGCGTTCCTTCAGCCGGTTGGCTTCCAGAAACATGCCCTGCGCTTCAAAATATTCGACCTGCTTCATCAGGTCTTTCTGAATTTCAAAAATAGACTCATTGACCGTCTCCCGACGGGTAACAAAAAGATTGGCAGGGTACATGGTGTAGTCCCGCAGGTCTTCGACCCGTTTTCCCGACTCGATTTCAAACCGCTGAATCTTTTCGATTTCATCCCCAAAAAAGATAAACCGCACGCCAAAATCATCATACGGCGGATATACATCGACAGTATCGCCTTTTACGCGAAACTTTCCCGCCTCAAGCACCGTCTGCGTACGGCTGTAAAAAAGGCGTACCAGTTTGTCGAGAAATGTATTCTGACTAATGACACGCCCCATCGCGCAATAGAAAATATTCGCCTCAAAATCTTCAGGCCGGCCAATACCATAAATGCAGGAAACCGAAGCCACCACAATGACATCCCGCCGGTCCATACACAGCGAAGTCGTAGCGCGCAGGCGAAGTTTTTCAATATCCTGATTGATGGAAAGATCTTTTTCGATATAAGTATTCGTAGCAGCCACATAAGCTTCCGGCTGATAATAATCGTAGTAAGAGATAAAATACTCAACCAGATTATTCGGAAAAAACTCTTTAAACTCACCGTAAAGCTGGGCGGCAAGCGTCTTGTTGTGGCTCATGATCAGGGTAGGGCGGTTAAGCTCCTTGATCACATTGGCGATAGTGAAGGTTTTCCCGGAACCCGTAACGCCAAGCAAGACCTGATGTTTTTCGCCACTTTCAATACCCTCCAGCAACTGCTTAATGGCAGCCGGCTGATCTCCCGCCGGAGTGTAGGGTGCAACCAGTTCGAATTTTTTATCTGACATACCCAAATTTACGAAATGAAATGACGAATCGTAAGTCTTATTAGCTAAAATTTTTAGCTACAAAAAGTTATTTCATTCCTTTACGTCAACTTCGAATAATTGGTCATCTCACAGCCAAATTTTTCCACAAAAAAATTGTCCATTTCATCTGCTTTCAGGGCCATGTGGGTGAGATTGTATTTGATCTCTTCGGCTCTTGAAGAAAAAATTTCGGTGATATGTACGCGGTAAGAAATGTAAATATGGTTTTCGTAAATCGCCAGTGAGTAGGGTTGAACCGGATCGCTCAGCAAATAGGTGTACAGTGCTTCGAGGTTATTGCCGGAGAGGCTGTTGAGCGGAGAAGTGGCGTAGAGGTAATTCTGGTTAAAAACGAATATCCGTATCAGCGAGCTTCCCTGGTGGAATACCCAAAAATCATATCCTGCGCGGGCGAGGATCGGATTCATATTCAGGCCACTGAGCGAACCCTCCACAAATTTTGCAAACTGTGTCAGTTCGGTTTCGTCAAATAATGTATCGTCGATATTGGCACCGCAGTTAGGGCAATATTCCGTCTTCTGGAAAATGAGTGTTTTGCAGGATTGGCATTTGACGGAGAATACCCGTTCGGGGTTTTGTTCGAGCGAAGTAAGTTCCTGCTGCAAGACTTCGAGCGGGATAGCAAAGCCCACATTGTCGGCATTGGCAAATTTGGCGGTAGTGACACCGACGATTGCGCCGTTGGCGTTGACGACAGGCCCGCCGCTGTTACCGGGGTTGACTGCCGCATCCGTCTGGATGTAGTGGCGGCCCTCCATGAGCTGGCGCACGTTGGAAACGATGCCTTCTGTAATGGTGTAAGGCAATCCAAAGGGGAAACCCAATACAAAAACTTTGCTCCCACTGGTGAGGTCTGTACCTGATACGATATCCAGTTCGGGAGAATCGAGCGCAACTTCCGGGACGAGGAAGGCGAGGTCAGCTTCGGGATTGACGAAAACCACATCGGCGAGGTAGCGGTTTTGCTGCTGGTCTTCAATAGCCACGGCTTTATTGCCCGCTACCACATGGTAATTGGTAACCATGATCCCTTTTTCCTTCAGGTAAAAGCCCGTTCCGCTTCCGGAGGAAGTATTGATTTTAAAAACAGCTTTGGCAAGCGTAGTGTGCAGGTCAGTCATGCAGAGATGATTTGCTGCCCTATTTACTAATTTCTTTTGCGAAACTCAAATTTGATAATACAGACGGAGGTCTGTCAGCGGGAATCGCCCTGCACAAAAACGGCGTGGCATTGTACTTCTGCGGGAGGTTGCGTTCGGTGGTATAATTGCAAAAATCCGTACCTTTCTCCATTATAAAAACAAAGACAGAATCGAATGGCGAAAGTAATATTAAAAAGCTGGCGGAATGGATCGCAAAAAATCGCACTGGTAAAACTACAGGTGGATATTTTGGGAAAATCGCTCAGAGAGGCTAAAACGAATGTGGATCTTCTTTTAAGTGATAACAAAGTTATCGTTGAAATCAACGATGTAGCATTGGCAAAGAAGTTTTTGGAAGAGGCCGAAAACCTTGGAGTTTACTGTAAACTGGAAGTGGAGTAATGGGCGGACGTTTCCCATCCCATTCCCAACCTACACCTTACGGCAACCACCCCAAAATCCCGCCACTTCCTCATCTTCTCCTGCCGCTTTCTCATTGGTATTGGAAAGGATGATAGCCGGAGGTTATATTTACAAGGTATATGAATTACAGGTGCTTTATACGGATTTACTTGCTCCTGCTTTGTCCTGTGACCTGCCTGCTGCCTCAACTGGTTGCACAGCATCCTACGCCGCTCGCTGACAGCCTTGCTTTGCGCCTTGACTCTGTTTCTGCTCCGGCAGAGCGGATGCAGTTGCTCAATGACATGGCTTGGGAGTATGTCGATTATGATGTTGTCATTGCCGGTTCGTATGCCTGGCAGGCATGGGCAATAGCAGTCGACCTCAACGATAAAAGTCAGCAGGGGCAAGCGATGAAAGCACTGGGCATGGCTGCACATAATGCAGACATCCTCGACGATTCGGAATGTTATTTTCTGGAGGCGATATCCCTCTTCAGGGAAGTAAAAGACACTACCGGATTGGTAGCAGTTTTCAACAACGCCGGCCTCATGTACAGGCGACAGGCCAAATGCGAACAGGCCAGTAAAATGTATCTGGAAGGCATGGCTATGGCACGAATTACCGGCGCAATACAAAAAGAGGGAATCCTGTGGTATAACTATTTCTCTACCCTGATTGCCTGCCATTCTTTCGAAAGCGCTTTTGAGACTGCAGACTCGCTCATGGCTTTTACTTTCAAACACAATAATATTTTCCTGCGGGCACACCTGCTTACCCAATTGGGTTATATGAACTACCGGGAAGAGAATGATTCGCTCGCATTAAAACAACTGCTTCAGGCCAAAGTGCTCGCAGACTCACTCGGCAATACAGAGCTGACTTCCAATGTGCTCAACAACCTGGGAAATGTATATGAGGGACTGAAAGATTATCAGAAGGCCTACGACTACTATATGGCAAGCTTTAATATGGATAAAGAAATGCCCGTAGCGCAAACCGTGGACAACAGCTATCACAATATCGGATTGGTACTATCTCAAATGGGGCGATACCACGAGGCCATTCCCTATATCGAACACGCGCTCAAACAGAATATCGCCAGAGGAAATGATGCTTTTCTTCAGGAAAGTTATTACAGCCTGGGCATTGCTTATGACAAAACAGGAAGGAGCAAAGAAGCCGTTCAGGCTTTTATCAAGTACATTGACATTCAGGATAGTATGTTTAGCGAGAATGTGCAACGCTCGCTACAGGAAGTCAAACAACAGTACGAAACAGAAAAAGTTGAAAGAGACCTTGCCGATACCCGACTCAAAATGGAACAACAGCAAAACCAAAACGCTCGTCTCATCGCGTGGCTGATTGCCGGGCTTGCTGTGGTACTGGGAATGGCAGGATTGATCATCATGAGCATAAGAAGGCGGCGACTGGAATTGGAAAAACGGAAAATCGAACTCGAATACCAGGTGCTCCGCGCTCAGATGAATCCTCATTTTATTTTTAATGCGCTCAACTCGATTCAGGCATATTTCTCCGAACGGGAATTTGCTCAGGGAAATGAATACCTCGGCGCTTTTGGCCAACTGATGCGCCGGGTACTCGAACATTCGCGGAAAAGTTCTATTTCACTGGCAGAAGAACTGGAAACCCTGCACCTCTACCTGCAGTTGGAACAGGCGAGGCTCAGGGATAAATTTCACTACACCATTGATCTGCTCGAAGATTTGGACGAATCGATGATTTATATACCACCATTAATTTTACAGCCTTTTGTCGAAAACGCCATCTGGCATGGGATTGCACCCAAATCCAGTCCCGGACTGATCCGGATCCGTTGTTCGATGCCCCACGACAGCGACGATTTGTTGCGCGTAGAGATCAGCGACGACGGAATCGGTCTTCAGTCCGCAGCCCGGCACAATCATGAAAAACATAATACTTCCAGAGGTATATCTATCATACGCGAGCGCCTGGGCAAAAAGGGCAGTATCCGTATTGAAGAAATTGTGGATGCCCACGATCTGGTGAAAGGAACCCGTGTTTTACTAGAAATTCCTCTTTCCGATGATTAGAAGTGTAATCATAGACGACGAATCACAGGCGCGGACTGTTCTGAGAAACCTGCTGTCAAGCGATTTCCCCCACATAGAAGTGGTCGGAGAAGGAGACGATATCGATACAGGAATGGAAGCTATCCGCATCTGGCAGCCTGACCTTGTATTTCTCGACATACAGCTCAAAAGCGGGACAGGTTTCGAGCTGCTTACCCGCCTGGGAGATGAAAATGTGGAAGTGATTTTTGTAACGGCCTATGACAATTATGCCCTGACGGCATTCCAGTTTGCGGCTTTTGGCTATCTGCTAAAACCCCTTCGGATCAGTGAATTGCAACGTGTATTGCAGCGATTTGAAGAACAACAAATACTCAAACAACAGGCGAGACAGGAACGCCTCAAAGTACTGATCGAAAGTTATGAAGACAACGGCCAGGTAAAAAAACTGATTGTACAGCATATGAATGGCTTCCAGGTGTTGCCGCTGCACGAAATTATTTACCTGAAAGGCGAAGACAATTACACCCGTTTTATTCTCGAAAAAGGCGAACAGACACTCGTAAGTAAAACCCTGAAAGACTATGAACAATTACTCACTGATTTTGGATTTTACCGGATACATCAGTCTTATGTTGTCAACCTTCGGCACATCCGCGAATATGCCAAAGGAGAAGGCGGGACTGTGACCATGCACAACCACGACGAACTGCCGGTTTCCCGGCGAAAGAAAGCGGGTTTCCTGAAAAAATTTCTCGGCTGACGGACTTTTCCCCAACACACACAACTTTCTGATAATCAACCTTAACCTATGCATTAACCCTTAACTTCTGATAGCAAACATGAGTCAGTTTTCAATTTATCGCATGGGCGTAAGCCTGTGGGTCAGCCTTGCTTTGTTTATTTTTTTCACCTCCGGCACATTTGCCCAGGGAGTCGCCATCAACGACAACGGTGCCTTGCCCGATGCTTCGGCAATGCTGGACGTACAGTCAACATCCCGCGGATTACTCATTCCCAGAATGAGCAGTTCGCAGCGGCGGGCGATTACTTCACCTGCCGAGGGACTTAATGTTTACGACACAGATACGCATTCGCAGTGGACCTATACTCAAGGTGCATGGACACAGCTCGCACCTGTACCGTCGGGTTCGCTTACACTACGCAATGACCGCAATGATTTGCTCATGAGCAATGCCGGTTACAGTTTTATCTGGCCAATGGTTTTGTCCAACGGTCAGTCTTCACTTGCCTGGTCAGTACCTTCTCCAACCACCACCAACGCCCCTGCAGCACGTTACAACCATGTTTCTGTCTGGACCGGAACCGAACTCATCGTTTGGGGAGGTCAGGACGCTATCGTCTTTGGCGATGGAGGCCGTTACAATCCCACTACAGATACCTGGACCACAATCTCCACAACCAATGCGCCCACACCACGCGAAAGTACCACCGCCGTGTGGACAGGCAGCAAAATGATCGTTTGGGGTGGCTACGACGCAGGCACCACCAACACCGGAGGCATATACGACCCGGCAACTGATACATGGGTGGCAATGAGCACCGTCAACGCACCCGTAGCACGTTACCGTCATACAGCTATTTGGACGGGCAGTAAAATGATTGTATGGGGAGGATCGCCCAATTTTGGCAATCTCAATACCGGCGGTGTATATGACCCGGCAACCGATACATGGACAACTACTTCTATGACAAATGCACCTGCCGGACGCACTTATCATACAGCGGTCTGGACAGGCACCCACATGATCGTATGGGGAGGACAAGGAGGTTTTTTTACATTCTACAACAACGGCGGAATGTATAACCCCGACACCGATACATGGACAGCCATCCCTTCCACAGGCGCACCCGGCGCACGATATGAATGTCCGGCCATATGGACCGGAAGTAAAATGATCATATGGGGAGGAATTGGGGCAACCGACGCAGGACTTTTTGACCCGGTCACCATGACCTGGACTTCCATGTCGCTGGTCAATGCACCTTCAACCCGGCAGCAGCATACCGCTGTGTGGACGGGTAGCGAATTTGTCGTATTTGGCGGTACGATATCAGGTAGCATAGCCAATACAGGTGGCATTTACAATCCTGCGACCGACAGTTGGACAACCATTTCCACTACCAACGGCCCTACAGCCCGCCGCTATCATACAGCAGTATGGACCGGAGCCGCCATGTTTGTCTGGGGCGGACAAGGTACGGGTAATATACAACAACAGGACGGAGGAAAGCTCAGTGTCCCAGTAACCCATACCTATTATGTCTATCAAAAAAATTAAAGATATGCACCGGCAAATTATAGGTATATGTATGGCCCTGCTCGCTTGTTCTTCACTTCAAAGCCAGGCGCACCTGAAAGCAGAAAATGGATCATTTATCCGCGCTGACGGGCAGGTAAAACTGGTGCTGGAAGATACACGCTGGGAGCAGGAAGGCACATTTATTCCTGATCAGAGTACCGTCAGGGTAGTGGGAGATGCTCTGCCCGCAGATTGCGCATTCGCTTCCACCACAGGCATTACCCTGTATCAGATTGACCTCAAGAAAAATACCCATAACCTGCAGCTCGAAACGCCGCTGAATATCACCGGCAAACTTAACTTTTTCCAGGGAAACCTTGATCTTAACGGTTATTTACTCGACCTTGGTACTACCGGATTTCTCATTGATGAAACCGAAATACACAGGGTTCTGGATCAAACAGGTGGTGGCGCTATACATGTTACTTCCACGATTAATTCGCCCAATCAACTCAATCCGGGTAACATAGGACTGGCCCTTAGCTCAAGCGCCAACTGGGGCGTCACCACCCTGATCCGTCGTCACGACCCCTACAACCTCGGAGGCGGCAACAGCATCTTGCGCTCATTTGAAATCAACCCGACCAACAACAGCGGACTGAACGCCACTTTGCGCTTTGACTACTTTGACGCGGAGCTCAACGGCGTTCCGGAAAGTGGATTTCAGTTATTCCACAGCACCAATAATGGGCTAAACTGGGCAGTCGGAGGCATTGCTACACACAACACTACCAGCAACTGGGTAGAAGTAAGCGGGATCAATACATTTTCCCTTTGGACCACTGCGCCACTTTCGAGTTTCCCGCTCACATGGCTCGGTTTTACAGCAAGGTGGTCGCAGCAAAGCGAACAGCGCGTAGCCCTGCTGGAATGGCAGACCGCCCATGAGCAGGCAACCGATTACTTTCAGATTATGCGAAAAGAAGACCAGACAGGAGCCATCTGGCAGGTAGTGGGAGAAACAGCTGCCGCAGGATTTAGCAGCGGAATCCTCAGCTACGACTTTGTCGATGCACAAATTCCCCAAAACCCGGAGCCGGTCACCTACCAGTACCGCATCCGGCAGGTGGACCTTGACGGGCAGTTTAGCTTTAGCCAGACCGTACTGCTTACAACAGAAGCGCAGTATGCAGACCAGCTGAGCATATGGCCCAACCCTGCAAATGAAGTAATAAACATTGCAGGTACAATTACCCGTGGCAACGAAGCGCTAAGTCTTTCGCTTATCGATTCAGGAGGAAGAAAAATCAGAAATACACGATTTTCGGGAGAGACACAATTTGTACAGGAATGGTCACTCGCCGGCCTGTCGGAAGGCCTGTATCAAATTGTGCTCGAAACCCGCAATGGCCTGACCAGCCGGAGGATACAGATACATCATTAATTATTTAGTACACAGGACTCGATTAGTTTTTTAACGGTGTCTGCCTTTAGCAGATGCCGTTTTTTGCAAATGTACCCACACCTGCCGTTGGTTGTATTTAACAAATGAGCCAGGAAGCTAAGGCGTTTATGTACAACTATACCGGGCAATCTATAGTAAAATAACTACTCCGGGATTTGAGAAATGATTATCTTTACAGAGTAAAATCGATGATTATTTGATCATAAAACATTGAGAATGGGCGTGATAAGAGAGCGATATGTTAATCCGCTGACCGATTTTGGATTCAAGAAATTGTTTGGTACAGAACCGAACAAGAGTTTGTTAATTGATTTTCTAAATCAGATTTTACCATCGCGGCATCAGATTAAAGACCTAAGTTATTCCAACACAGAGCAGTTAGGATCCCTTGATCTGGATCGGAAAGCTATTTTTGACCTATATTGTATAGGAGAATCCGGGGAGCGTTTTATTGTAGAAATTCAAAAGGCCAAGCAGAACTTTTTTAAGGATCGGAGCCTTTATTATTCATCCTTTCCGATTCAGGAACAGGCAAAGAAAGGAGATTGGGATTATCGCCTGGATCCGGTATATACAGTCGGGATATTGGATTTTATTTTTGATGATCATAAAAAAGAAGCTGAACTACTTCATATTGTAGAATTAAAAAACCAGCGATGTGAAGTGTTTTATGACAAGTTGAAGTTTATTTATATAGAGTTGCCAAAATTCACCAAAAATGAATCAGAGTTATCTTCTCATTTTGATAAATGGCTGTATGTATTTCGGCATTTAGCGAATTTGAATAATCGCCCCCAGGCCTTACAGGAAAAAGTATTTGGGAAATTATTTGAAGCAGCAGAGATAGCCCGGTTTACCCCTGAAGAGAAGGATGCCTATGAGGAGAGCTTAAAATACTATCGAGATTTGAAGAATGTCGTTGATACCTCTCGGGCAGAAGGTCTTTTGGAGGGAATGGAAAAAGGAATGGAGAAAGGAATTGAAAAAGGAATGGAGAAAGGGAAAATTTCAGTAGCGATAGAGTTAAAGAAGAATCAGGTTCCCATTGAAATAATCATGAAGTCAACAGGGCTTTCCCGTGAAGAAATTGAAAAACTTTAAAAAATAAACGAAATTTGCCAACCTGTATTACCTCGGATTTTTTAAACCACAGGGGAGATTTTCTTATTCATTATCATTTTTACCTCCCCCACACCACAAGCAAAGTAACCTGGCAATTCAGACAATAGACCCTCTTCGTTCAATCTTGTTACCTTCTGAGCCCATTAACTCACTGCGATGAATCCAGCGCTTTTCCAGACTCAGTTTTCACTCCTCGACTGGATCATTGTGGCCGTATACCTGGTCATCGTGGGGATTGCCGGTGTTTTGGTCAATACCTACATCAGCAATGTGAAAGACTATATGATCGGGGGTGCATCTACGGGGCTTGCCTTAAATACTGCCAGTTATATCGGAACAGAATTGGGGCTGGTAACCATCATGTACGCTTCGATCGAGGCATTTACCCGTGGGTTTTCCTACCTCATGGTTCCTCTGCTTGCCCTGATCGCCGGATTATTTCTGGGAAAAACAGGGTTTGTAATCAGCCGGTTGCGGGAAATGAAGCTTGTGACGATCCCGGAGTATTACGAACAGCGATTCGGCAGAAATATCCGTGTCATTTCT
The DNA window shown above is from Bacteroidia bacterium and carries:
- a CDS encoding YkgJ family cysteine cluster protein; translation: MKEPDQETEIDSILQTAKDKRKKTQDFLRRLRRQNPPNLDSIVHPIHDEVFAETDCLQCANCCKTTSPIFTDRDIDRIARSMRMNPSQFVEEYLHIDEDNDYVLNVAPCPFLGYDNYCSIYDERPKACREYPHTNQKKFHQVLRLTEKNAEICPATFRIVEKLRELLDR
- the uvrB gene encoding excinuclease ABC subunit UvrB, which produces MSDKKFELVAPYTPAGDQPAAIKQLLEGIESGEKHQVLLGVTGSGKTFTIANVIKELNRPTLIMSHNKTLAAQLYGEFKEFFPNNLVEYFISYYDYYQPEAYVAATNTYIEKDLSINQDIEKLRLRATTSLCMDRRDVIVVASVSCIYGIGRPEDFEANIFYCAMGRVISQNTFLDKLVRLFYSRTQTVLEAGKFRVKGDTVDVYPPYDDFGVRFIFFGDEIEKIQRFEIESGKRVEDLRDYTMYPANLFVTRRETVNESIFEIQKDLMKQVEYFEAQGMFLEANRLKERTEYDLEMMRELGYCSGIENYSRYLSQREPGSRPYCLLDYFPDDFLVILDESHVTIPQIRGMYHGDRSRKFTLVEHGFRLPSALDNRPQKFEEFNSLVNQMVYMSATPSDYELEVSNGVVVEQIVRPTGLLDPPCEIRPCSNQVDDLLDEVDETVKKGNRVLVTTLTKRMAEELTKYLTDLGIKSRYIHSDVDALDRVEILRQLREGTFDVLVGVNLLREGLDLPEVTLVAILDADKEGFLRSGQSLIQTAGRAARHSEGRVILYADKITKSMQRLLDETEYRRAKQIAYNEEHGITPTTIKRSNKDIFQDKLGSRAKTYEEFEARVDMAAEAVAEYLSEEELKKKISNIRKEMEAASKELNFVEAARLRDEMFAFQALLKERR
- a CDS encoding trypsin-like peptidase domain-containing protein, which gives rise to MTDLHTTLAKAVFKINTSSGSGTGFYLKEKGIMVTNYHVVAGNKAVAIEDQQQNRYLADVVFVNPEADLAFLVPEVALDSPELDIVSGTDLTSGSKVFVLGFPFGLPYTITEGIVSNVRQLMEGRHYIQTDAAVNPGNSGGPVVNANGAIVGVTTAKFANADNVGFAIPLEVLQQELTSLEQNPERVFSVKCQSCKTLIFQKTEYCPNCGANIDDTLFDETELTQFAKFVEGSLSGLNMNPILARAGYDFWVFHQGSSLIRIFVFNQNYLYATSPLNSLSGNNLEALYTYLLSDPVQPYSLAIYENHIYISYRVHITEIFSSRAEEIKYNLTHMALKADEMDNFFVEKFGCEMTNYSKLT
- a CDS encoding tetratricopeptide repeat protein; its protein translation is MNYRCFIRIYLLLLCPVTCLLPQLVAQHPTPLADSLALRLDSVSAPAERMQLLNDMAWEYVDYDVVIAGSYAWQAWAIAVDLNDKSQQGQAMKALGMAAHNADILDDSECYFLEAISLFREVKDTTGLVAVFNNAGLMYRRQAKCEQASKMYLEGMAMARITGAIQKEGILWYNYFSTLIACHSFESAFETADSLMAFTFKHNNIFLRAHLLTQLGYMNYREENDSLALKQLLQAKVLADSLGNTELTSNVLNNLGNVYEGLKDYQKAYDYYMASFNMDKEMPVAQTVDNSYHNIGLVLSQMGRYHEAIPYIEHALKQNIARGNDAFLQESYYSLGIAYDKTGRSKEAVQAFIKYIDIQDSMFSENVQRSLQEVKQQYETEKVERDLADTRLKMEQQQNQNARLIAWLIAGLAVVLGMAGLIIMSIRRRRLELEKRKIELEYQVLRAQMNPHFIFNALNSIQAYFSEREFAQGNEYLGAFGQLMRRVLEHSRKSSISLAEELETLHLYLQLEQARLRDKFHYTIDLLEDLDESMIYIPPLILQPFVENAIWHGIAPKSSPGLIRIRCSMPHDSDDLLRVEISDDGIGLQSAARHNHEKHNTSRGISIIRERLGKKGSIRIEEIVDAHDLVKGTRVLLEIPLSDD
- a CDS encoding LytTR family DNA-binding domain-containing protein, yielding MIRSVIIDDESQARTVLRNLLSSDFPHIEVVGEGDDIDTGMEAIRIWQPDLVFLDIQLKSGTGFELLTRLGDENVEVIFVTAYDNYALTAFQFAAFGYLLKPLRISELQRVLQRFEEQQILKQQARQERLKVLIESYEDNGQVKKLIVQHMNGFQVLPLHEIIYLKGEDNYTRFILEKGEQTLVSKTLKDYEQLLTDFGFYRIHQSYVVNLRHIREYAKGEGGTVTMHNHDELPVSRRKKAGFLKKFLG